A window from Malacoplasma iowae encodes these proteins:
- a CDS encoding V-type ATP synthase subunit I domain-containing protein, protein MSTNKKWETENIIDFIDDVQFCDHNSEIETNVLIREEAQYLAKNLINKKNLKDLSKKMKDSDNELVNSKDIENLNLNLDTNNYLLSKIEDKLNNYKNFGFEKDIYDVNDDQESSNISNDSSQNDDQLNDIKNTLIQNNLNLEKTFSSFENFMNNALEKMDSILNKKSSQNYSEPIFVEEHSTKLDGVEEIKWDECIGEEFETSNNDERLESLNSLINEQSNFASKQEELARQLDVLKDNIEHLNNINELQYGTLSEKHSLDIHELQNEMNLFRNKFENLNLEINKIYSIWTENNSLLNNLEKLLIELNGKNDELLIDREVYIEELHNKTIDNEKYINELLIQNEDLKHQFSNFSKQIDNISEFKDSLLDSVDEKISKNNSLIDEQLKQEFNSLREEMKDISIQTVESELSKRNLLHLENILKQEKIVDTVLSSEVFNFALESKLNNILSNDQNNVLMKNIHNGFDLYKNQIIDQITESDRIRNIISIEANNLVNLLKTDVTEKINDTKEYMYQKNFALNERIVDLEHKINNISLDEKEIYDMISSSEEIENIINDKLIFIINEKLNTIQDDISFINRKLEEDLKEYVDNNLKNRVVSEVVNSDKMRHIKNETLQSVYSELLKRDEKISLHGEEILKNYETLLENNRILENLEKLVIKQVEEVDGFRKDKEDSIDLIMEKISDQKANIIDLQNKIQDVISGEHLIGNKSIDGVEGIDKDIYENIKLMTLNLVKEEIKKLNLINKDDASKVEPIFANQNDEPESDFFKNRIQDILSKLNQSYEPLDVKKDLVDLNIKMDDLKKESDDSNANDDFSWFYEQELKNHKEEKNIAKQIGEKDNEIKFSYENIDYEELRNSTENDYINHNDFNRRK, encoded by the coding sequence ATGTCAACTAATAAAAAATGAGAAACTGAAAATATTATTGATTTCATTGATGATGTTCAGTTTTGTGATCATAATAGCGAAATTGAAACTAATGTTTTAATTAGAGAAGAAGCTCAATATTTAGCTAAAAATTTAATTAATAAGAAAAATCTTAAAGATCTTTCAAAAAAAATGAAAGATTCTGATAATGAATTAGTCAATTCTAAAGATATAGAAAACTTAAATTTAAACTTAGATACTAATAATTATTTATTATCTAAAATTGAAGATAAATTAAATAATTATAAAAATTTTGGTTTTGAAAAAGATATATATGATGTAAATGATGATCAAGAATCATCAAACATTTCTAATGATTCTTCTCAAAATGATGATCAGTTAAATGACATAAAAAATACTCTAATTCAAAACAATCTAAATTTGGAAAAAACTTTTTCTTCTTTTGAAAACTTTATGAATAATGCTTTAGAAAAAATGGATTCAATTCTTAATAAGAAAAGCAGTCAAAATTACAGTGAACCAATTTTTGTTGAAGAACATTCAACTAAACTAGATGGTGTTGAAGAAATAAAATGAGATGAATGTATTGGTGAAGAATTTGAAACTAGCAACAATGATGAGAGACTTGAATCTTTGAATTCATTAATAAATGAACAATCAAATTTTGCAAGCAAACAAGAAGAGCTTGCAAGACAATTGGATGTATTAAAAGATAATATTGAACATTTAAATAACATTAATGAATTACAATATGGTACTTTAAGTGAAAAGCATTCTCTTGATATTCATGAACTTCAAAATGAAATGAATTTATTTAGAAACAAGTTTGAAAATTTAAATTTAGAAATTAATAAAATTTATTCGATTTGAACAGAAAACAATTCATTATTAAACAATTTAGAAAAACTACTAATTGAATTAAATGGTAAAAATGATGAATTATTAATTGATAGAGAAGTTTATATTGAAGAACTACATAATAAAACAATTGATAATGAAAAATATATCAATGAACTTTTAATTCAAAATGAGGATTTAAAACATCAATTTTCTAATTTCTCAAAACAAATTGATAACATATCAGAATTTAAGGATAGTTTATTAGATTCAGTAGATGAAAAAATTTCTAAAAACAATTCTTTAATTGATGAACAACTTAAACAAGAATTTAATAGTCTAAGAGAAGAAATGAAAGACATTTCTATTCAAACAGTTGAATCAGAACTTAGCAAAAGAAATTTATTACATTTAGAAAATATTCTTAAACAAGAAAAAATTGTTGACACTGTTTTATCAAGTGAAGTATTTAACTTTGCTTTAGAAAGTAAATTAAATAATATTTTAAGTAATGATCAAAACAATGTTTTAATGAAAAACATTCACAATGGTTTTGATTTATATAAAAATCAAATCATCGACCAAATTACTGAATCTGACAGAATAAGAAATATCATTTCAATAGAAGCTAATAATTTAGTAAATCTTTTAAAAACTGATGTTACAGAAAAAATCAATGATACAAAAGAATATATGTATCAAAAGAATTTTGCTCTAAATGAAAGAATTGTTGACCTAGAACATAAGATAAATAATATTAGTCTTGATGAAAAAGAAATTTATGACATGATATCTTCTTCAGAAGAAATTGAAAACATTATAAATGACAAGTTAATTTTTATAATTAATGAAAAGCTAAATACTATCCAAGATGATATTTCATTTATAAATAGAAAACTTGAAGAAGATCTTAAAGAATATGTGGACAACAATTTAAAAAACAGAGTTGTTTCTGAAGTTGTTAATTCAGATAAAATGAGACATATCAAAAATGAAACTTTACAATCTGTTTACTCTGAATTATTAAAAAGAGATGAAAAAATATCTCTTCATGGTGAAGAAATATTAAAGAATTATGAAACTTTACTTGAAAACAACAGAATTCTTGAAAACTTAGAAAAGCTTGTAATTAAACAAGTGGAAGAGGTTGATGGGTTCAGAAAAGATAAAGAAGATTCTATAGATTTAATTATGGAAAAAATTAGTGATCAAAAAGCTAATATTATCGATTTACAAAACAAAATTCAAGATGTTATTAGTGGTGAACACTTAATTGGTAATAAATCTATTGATGGTGTTGAAGGAATAGATAAAGATATCTATGAAAACATCAAATTAATGACTCTTAATTTAGTAAAAGAAGAAATTAAAAAACTTAATCTAATTAATAAAGATGATGCTTCAAAAGTTGAACCAATTTTTGCAAACCAAAATGATGAACCAGAATCTGACTTCTTTAAAAATAGAATCCAAGATATTTTAAGTAAACTAAATCAAAGCTATGAACCATTAGATGTAAAAAAAGATTTAGTAGATCTAAATATTAAAATGGATGATCTAAAAAAAGAAAGTGATGACTCAAACGCTAATGATGATTTTTCTTGATTTTATGAACAAGAACTAAAAAATCATAAAGAAGAAAAAAATATAGCTAAACAAATTGGCGAAAAAGATAATGAGATAAAATTTTCATACGAAAACATCGATTATGAAGAATTAAGAAATAGCACAGAAAATGATTATATAAATCACAACGATTTCAATAGAAGAAAGTAA
- the efp gene encoding elongation factor P — MAQIIHAKDLRPGHTFLFKNNLYLVIENSFNKTAMREGIVKCKVKNLRTQSITIEVLTGEKLEQAPVMKSKATFSYMDKSNFVFLDSETFEQIEIPMNKLEWEKNFIVEGSEVNVLKFNDEILSIDLPEQVALGVKYAEEAVQGNTVQTAMKKATLETDYELDVPQFIKTGERIVVKTADGTYVGREK; from the coding sequence ATGGCTCAAATTATTCATGCAAAAGATCTAAGACCAGGACATACATTTTTATTCAAAAATAATTTGTATTTAGTAATTGAAAACTCATTTAACAAAACTGCTATGAGAGAAGGAATAGTTAAATGTAAAGTTAAAAACTTAAGAACACAATCTATAACTATTGAAGTGCTTACAGGAGAAAAATTAGAACAAGCACCTGTAATGAAATCAAAAGCTACATTTTCTTATATGGACAAATCTAACTTTGTTTTTTTAGATAGTGAAACTTTTGAACAAATTGAAATTCCTATGAATAAACTTGAATGAGAAAAAAACTTCATTGTAGAAGGAAGTGAAGTTAATGTATTAAAGTTTAATGATGAAATATTAAGCATTGATTTACCAGAACAAGTTGCTTTAGGTGTTAAATATGCTGAAGAAGCTGTTCAAGGTAATACTGTTCAAACTGCAATGAAAAAAGCAACTTTGGAAACTGATTATGAATTAGATGTACCTCAATTCATAAAAACTGGGGAAAGAATAGTTGTTAAAACAGCTGATGGAACATATGTAGGAAGGGAAAAATAG
- a CDS encoding transcription antitermination protein NusB, producing MKTNNLSQWEKRVAVFKFVYSVLISDLSKEETIKKFELELKNTINDEYINTITLYFIENRSFLEQTLEKHILKNWTIDRVDFIDKSIIYASISEFKSCNVNKGIIIDQAVITAKKYGIENSYKFVNYILDKVL from the coding sequence ATGAAAACTAATAATTTATCTCAATGGGAAAAAAGAGTTGCAGTCTTTAAATTTGTTTATTCAGTTTTGATTTCAGATCTTTCAAAAGAAGAAACTATTAAAAAGTTTGAACTTGAGTTAAAAAATACAATTAATGATGAATACATCAACACTATAACTTTATATTTTATTGAGAATAGAAGTTTTTTAGAACAAACCCTAGAAAAACACATATTAAAAAATTGGACAATTGATAGAGTTGATTTTATTGATAAGTCAATTATTTATGCTTCGATTTCTGAGTTTAAATCATGTAATGTAAACAAAGGAATAATTATAGATCAAGCAGTAATTACAGCTAAAAAATATGGAATAGAAAATTCATATAAATTTGTAAATTATATTTTGGATAAGGTTTTGTAG
- a CDS encoding RsmE family RNA methyltransferase has protein sequence MQKFRVINKNNKIIFDKNDEYHITKVLRKKINDTIECYDNNGSFLITQISSINPLRVTIKQETKIEIEPYPITAYIGLIKKNNFELIVEKLNELNISKIVPVVFSRSQNNIYLDYKRLNRIVVESCKQSNRVNPLIIENQIKFDELLEKIKGSTTFLCSEKETSKNINNYDLKIKNGDIINFIIGCEGGFTIDELNQLNSLTLPITLTKTILRSETAAIYTASILIERLKYERN, from the coding sequence GTGCAAAAATTTAGGGTTATAAATAAAAATAATAAAATCATTTTTGATAAAAATGATGAATACCATATTACTAAAGTTTTAAGAAAAAAAATTAATGACACCATTGAATGTTATGACAACAATGGTAGTTTTTTAATTACTCAAATATCAAGCATAAATCCATTAAGGGTAACTATCAAACAGGAAACAAAAATTGAAATTGAACCATATCCTATTACAGCATATATAGGTTTAATAAAGAAAAATAATTTTGAATTAATTGTTGAAAAGCTTAATGAATTAAATATTTCAAAAATAGTACCAGTTGTTTTTTCTAGAAGCCAAAACAACATATATTTAGACTATAAAAGGCTTAATCGGATTGTTGTTGAATCATGTAAACAAAGTAATAGAGTAAATCCCTTAATAATTGAAAACCAAATTAAATTTGATGAATTACTAGAAAAAATAAAAGGTTCTACTACTTTTTTATGTTCTGAAAAAGAAACATCAAAAAACATTAATAATTATGATTTAAAGATTAAAAATGGTGATATTATAAATTTTATAATTGGCTGTGAAGGTGGTTTCACTATTGACGAACTAAATCAACTAAATAGTTTGACATTGCCAATAACCTTAACAAAAACAATTTTAAGAAGTGAAACAGCAGCCATATATACAGCATCAATATTAATAGAAAGGCTAAAGTATGAAAGAAACTAA
- the mtaB gene encoding tRNA (N(6)-L-threonylcarbamoyladenosine(37)-C(2))-methylthiotransferase MtaB: MNNDTKINTFAIHTLGCKVNLFESNSIKNDLIMNGLVEVPFDSKADVYIINTCTVTNKADAKSRLYIKRAHVQNKDAIIIVAGCMSQVNKDLMDKLKISIQIGNKYKNSVFDLINEYLKKRERIYRVENILAEKKFEQTTQDFIFLENTRAFIKIQDGCNFMCSYCIIPFSRGRQRSQKMESILEKIKTLVSKNFKEIVLTGVNTAGYLDENNNTFFDLLNNINKLDGDFRVRISSLEPFQINDEIIDLVTSNKKRFCQHWHICLQSGSDDVLKKMNRKYTTDEFYKLMQKILNKSPLTNFTTDYIVGFPTETDEDQKKSIDFLNKIKLYDMHIFPYSKRNNTRSSHYKDINDSTKKDRVKEITKLNYLNKKENLKKYIGKTCEVLFEKKKEDEKMWSGYSNEYCRVMVESGDNLENKMLKVRIKKIFFDSLVGEIID, encoded by the coding sequence GTGAATAATGATACAAAAATTAATACATTCGCTATTCATACATTAGGTTGTAAAGTTAATCTTTTTGAATCTAACTCCATTAAAAATGATTTGATTATGAACGGGCTAGTTGAGGTTCCTTTTGATTCAAAAGCTGATGTTTATATTATTAATACTTGTACTGTAACAAATAAAGCAGACGCCAAATCTAGACTATATATAAAAAGAGCACATGTACAAAATAAAGACGCAATAATTATTGTTGCAGGATGTATGTCTCAAGTTAATAAAGACTTAATGGACAAACTTAAAATTTCAATCCAAATTGGTAATAAATATAAAAATAGTGTTTTTGATTTAATTAATGAATATCTTAAAAAAAGAGAAAGAATTTATCGGGTTGAAAACATACTTGCTGAGAAAAAATTTGAACAAACAACACAAGATTTTATTTTCCTTGAAAATACAAGGGCTTTTATAAAAATCCAAGATGGATGTAACTTTATGTGTTCTTATTGTATTATTCCCTTTTCAAGAGGAAGACAAAGATCACAAAAAATGGAAAGTATTCTAGAAAAGATTAAAACATTAGTTTCAAAAAATTTTAAAGAAATTGTTTTAACTGGTGTTAACACTGCAGGTTATTTAGATGAAAACAATAACACTTTTTTTGATCTTTTAAACAATATAAATAAATTAGATGGTGATTTTAGAGTAAGAATATCTTCTTTAGAACCATTTCAAATAAATGATGAAATAATAGATCTTGTTACATCAAATAAAAAAAGGTTTTGCCAACATTGACACATATGTTTACAATCTGGTAGTGATGATGTTTTGAAAAAAATGAACAGAAAATACACAACTGATGAGTTTTACAAGTTGATGCAAAAAATTTTAAATAAATCACCATTAACAAATTTCACAACTGATTATATTGTTGGTTTTCCAACAGAAACAGATGAAGACCAAAAAAAATCTATTGATTTTTTAAACAAAATAAAATTATATGATATGCATATTTTTCCATACTCTAAAAGAAATAATACAAGATCATCTCATTATAAAGATATTAATGACTCAACAAAAAAAGATAGAGTTAAAGAAATAACAAAATTAAACTATTTGAATAAAAAAGAAAATTTAAAAAAATATATTGGTAAAACATGTGAAGTTCTTTTTGAAAAGAAAAAAGAAGATGAAAAAATGTGAAGCGGATATAGCAATGAATATTGTAGAGTAATGGTTGAATCAGGTGATAATTTAGAAAATAAAATGCTAAAAGTTAGAATTAAAAAAATCTTTTTTGACTCTTTAGTTGGTGAAATAATTGATTAA
- the rpmF gene encoding 50S ribosomal protein L32, with translation MAVQQRRVTHSRKGMRRSHHHLEEATLTSCKKCGKKIIPHRVCKSCGNYNNRKVLDIES, from the coding sequence ATGGCAGTACAACAAAGAAGAGTAACACATTCAAGAAAAGGAATGAGAAGAAGTCATCATCATTTAGAAGAGGCTACTTTAACTTCTTGTAAAAAATGTGGGAAAAAAATAATACCGCATAGAGTTTGTAAATCATGTGGTAATTATAACAACAGAAAAGTATTAGATATTGAAAGCTAG
- a CDS encoding NAD(P)/FAD-dependent oxidoreductase — MKEIIKTKICIIGGGVAGMFAATTASFFKFDNILLEKNPFLGGQVTQLYPSKYVYDFPTKIKDRSKAIVDELEEQMNSYKETKVYKSIEVLDILSLENDQYKIVTDKNFDIICDFLIIASGIGMFKLNQLEIDNQPIVAENIHYTVNTHNPIYKDKKIVVLGGGDSALDWANYFVEDKITNDVSIVHRRNEYRAKPLSVEMLSKNKVKEYKDYLPVEIENNCITIEHNQTKQKEKLLYDFLIVQYGQTPSLIKIDLLEKMEKIGNKIKIDINQKTNLKNIYAIGDCTYYPCKPNTIVTACADATKVIWHIAKNKSPW, encoded by the coding sequence ATGAAAGAAATAATTAAAACTAAAATTTGTATTATTGGAGGTGGTGTTGCTGGTATGTTTGCAGCAACTACCGCTAGTTTTTTTAAGTTCGATAATATTCTTCTTGAAAAAAATCCTTTTTTAGGAGGACAAGTTACTCAACTTTATCCAAGTAAGTATGTATATGATTTTCCAACAAAAATAAAAGATAGATCTAAAGCTATTGTTGATGAATTAGAAGAACAAATGAATTCATATAAAGAAACTAAAGTTTACAAATCAATAGAAGTGTTAGATATTTTATCTTTAGAAAATGATCAATATAAAATTGTTACTGACAAAAATTTTGATATCATTTGTGATTTTTTAATTATTGCTAGTGGAATTGGTATGTTTAAATTAAACCAATTAGAAATTGACAATCAACCAATAGTAGCAGAGAACATTCATTACACTGTTAACACTCACAACCCAATTTATAAAGATAAAAAAATTGTTGTTTTAGGTGGTGGTGATTCAGCACTTGATTGAGCAAACTATTTTGTTGAAGATAAAATCACTAATGATGTAAGTATAGTTCATAGAAGAAATGAATATAGAGCAAAACCATTAAGTGTTGAAATGTTATCTAAAAACAAAGTTAAAGAATATAAAGATTATCTTCCAGTTGAAATTGAAAATAATTGCATTACCATTGAACACAACCAAACAAAACAAAAAGAAAAACTTTTATATGACTTTTTAATAGTTCAATATGGTCAAACACCTTCTTTAATAAAAATTGATTTATTGGAAAAAATGGAAAAAATAGGTAATAAGATAAAAATTGATATTAATCAAAAAACAAATCTTAAAAATATTTATGCAATTGGTGATTGTACATATTATCCATGTAAACCTAATACAATAGTTACAGCTTGTGCTGATGCTACTAAAGTTATTTGACATATTGCTAAAAATAAATCTCCTTGGTAA
- the rsmI gene encoding 16S rRNA (cytidine(1402)-2'-O)-methyltransferase, with protein MKKIYVIATPIGDLKEVSEKAISAFNEVEIMFCEDTRNTKKLLSLLNIDFKNKTFISSNGFNEKSRVESFVFEDKIYGIVSDAGYPLISDPGYLIVQKAYQEKIKIEIVNGPCSINHALMLCGYPINNFYFNGFLSKNKNEALKKLNELKTINTVLVIFESVHNLLNTLKLISDVFGKDKQICVCRELSKMNETIYKDTYDNLIEQITLKGEFVIVINNTSQKTKDKENEIDYLSFHNEVKLLVKQGHKEKDACKLVAYKFDISSNKLFNSLQQKKNIV; from the coding sequence ATGAAAAAAATATATGTTATTGCTACTCCAATTGGTGATTTAAAAGAGGTTTCTGAAAAAGCAATTTCTGCTTTTAATGAAGTTGAAATTATGTTTTGCGAAGATACTAGGAATACAAAAAAACTTTTATCTCTTTTAAACATAGATTTTAAAAATAAAACATTTATTAGTTCCAATGGTTTTAATGAAAAAAGTAGAGTTGAATCTTTTGTTTTTGAAGATAAAATTTATGGAATTGTAAGTGATGCTGGTTATCCTTTAATAAGTGATCCAGGATATCTTATAGTTCAAAAAGCATATCAAGAAAAAATTAAAATAGAAATAGTAAATGGTCCATGTTCAATTAATCATGCTTTAATGTTATGTGGTTATCCAATTAATAATTTTTATTTCAATGGATTTTTAAGCAAAAATAAAAATGAAGCTTTAAAAAAACTTAATGAATTAAAAACAATTAATACAGTATTAGTCATTTTTGAGTCAGTTCATAATTTATTGAATACATTAAAATTGATAAGTGATGTTTTTGGAAAAGATAAACAAATATGTGTTTGTAGAGAATTAAGTAAAATGAATGAAACAATTTACAAAGATACATATGATAACCTAATTGAACAAATAACGCTAAAAGGTGAATTTGTTATTGTTATAAACAACACATCACAAAAAACAAAAGATAAAGAAAATGAAATTGATTATCTAAGTTTTCATAATGAAGTTAAATTGCTTGTTAAGCAAGGTCACAAAGAAAAAGATGCATGTAAGCTTGTAGCATATAAATTTGATATATCAAGTAACAAACTTTTTAATTCTTTACAACAAAAGAAAAATATTGTCTAA
- a CDS encoding AAA family ATPase yields MKKTIDLIPNDFDEMIGSNINFGKGSLIRKMIENNSIISFLFFGPPGTGKSLAIKLLLKKLNLNYHYFNSSSDKKKDLEEILQKTKSGEKPIIIVEEIHRLNKDKQDSLLYYLEKDLITIAATTTENPYFVVNPAIRSRIFLYEIKRLDDQIIIDELTSYLKSKKIDLDKIIIEKIVVSNFGDFRKIFSCIKLVLDYYKGESTETILKMLSNDVGSNIDIENTVYYDFLSAFHKSIRGSDPDAAVYYLACLLQNNNLLPIFRRLYAVAYEDIGLANPELSSRVHAAIEAAKAIGMPEARIPLSAITIELALSPKSNSAINAIDEAIAVVEKNHYLPPKHICDNHYSNAVNLGVNGYKYPHNYNFNWVEQDYLPKQIKNKKFYNYNKFSLFETKQQKYWKTIKKERDK; encoded by the coding sequence TTGAAAAAAACAATTGATTTGATTCCAAATGATTTTGACGAAATGATTGGGTCAAATATTAATTTTGGAAAAGGTTCATTAATTAGAAAAATGATTGAAAATAATTCAATCATTTCTTTTTTATTTTTTGGTCCACCAGGAACTGGGAAAAGCTTAGCTATTAAATTACTATTAAAAAAATTAAATCTTAATTATCATTATTTTAATTCTTCATCAGATAAGAAAAAAGACTTAGAAGAAATATTACAAAAAACAAAATCAGGTGAAAAACCAATTATTATTGTTGAAGAAATTCACAGATTAAATAAAGACAAGCAAGATAGTCTGTTGTATTATCTTGAAAAAGATTTAATAACAATTGCTGCAACTACTACAGAAAATCCTTATTTTGTAGTTAATCCTGCAATAAGAAGTAGAATATTTTTATATGAAATAAAAAGATTAGATGATCAAATAATAATTGATGAATTAACATCATATTTAAAATCTAAAAAAATAGATTTAGATAAAATTATTATTGAAAAAATTGTGGTTTCTAACTTTGGCGATTTTAGAAAAATATTTTCATGTATCAAGCTAGTGTTGGATTACTATAAAGGTGAATCAACTGAAACAATTTTGAAAATGTTATCTAACGATGTTGGCTCAAACATTGATATTGAAAATACAGTTTATTATGATTTTCTTTCAGCATTTCATAAATCAATAAGAGGCAGTGACCCAGATGCTGCTGTTTATTATCTTGCTTGTTTATTACAAAATAATAATTTGTTACCTATCTTTAGAAGACTTTATGCTGTAGCATATGAAGATATTGGTCTTGCTAATCCAGAACTTTCTTCAAGGGTTCATGCTGCAATTGAAGCAGCAAAAGCTATTGGAATGCCAGAGGCAAGAATTCCACTTAGTGCAATAACTATTGAACTAGCCTTATCACCTAAATCAAATTCTGCAATCAATGCAATTGATGAAGCAATAGCTGTTGTTGAAAAAAATCATTATTTACCACCTAAACATATCTGTGATAATCATTATAGTAACGCTGTTAATTTAGGAGTTAATGGATATAAATATCCTCATAACTACAATTTTAATTGGGTTGAACAAGATTATCTTCCAAAACAAATTAAAAACAAAAAGTTTTACAATTATAATAAATTTAGTTTATTTGAAACTAAACAGCAAAAATATTGAAAAACAATAAAAAAAGAAAGAGATAAATAA
- the metG gene encoding methionine--tRNA ligase: protein MKKSFTKSYITTPIFYASGKLHLGHAFTGTYCDVLNKYKKLIGYDSIFLTGSDEHGQKIEENAKKANMSPQEFVDKNNEMFLSLWKTLGVDYDLYIRTTDEYHKKTIQWIFEELIKKGYIYLGVWKGLYCVSCEENYTEGSSIKNEDGSLCCNVGHKLIEKNEESYFLKLSLFKEWIENFLKENNEFIFPENRSRELINNFLIDGKLEDLSISRSTFDWGIKVPSNPKHVVYVWIDALSNYITALGYQQKDDSKFKKYWMSDDCQKIHVIGKEITRFHCIYWPIMLKMLELPLPDKIVSHGWIVTPTGKMSKSLGNVIDPLEYIDNYKRDSFRYFLIREISIKDDSVFSKEKFITTFNTELANNYGNLISRTVGMIEKYNNSIVPNYEGSYSEFDKEIIKSKQDLIKEVKKYIETFELNKMVDSIVDFENKINSYVENTKPWILFKENKTKELHSFLNIMVNSLRLIISLLSPILIDSTPIACDQLGLNNKMLDLNDMDNLESVTGLKVKKGINLFERIVEKNEN from the coding sequence ATGAAAAAATCTTTTACTAAATCTTATATAACTACACCAATCTTTTATGCTAGTGGAAAATTACACTTAGGTCATGCATTTACTGGTACATATTGTGATGTTTTAAATAAGTATAAAAAATTAATTGGATATGATTCTATTTTTTTAACTGGGTCTGATGAACACGGACAAAAAATAGAAGAGAATGCAAAAAAAGCAAATATGTCACCACAAGAATTTGTAGACAAAAATAATGAAATGTTTCTATCGCTTTGAAAAACTCTTGGTGTTGATTATGATTTATATATTAGAACTACAGATGAATACCATAAAAAAACAATTCAATGAATATTTGAAGAACTAATAAAAAAAGGCTACATATATTTGGGTGTATGAAAAGGTCTTTATTGTGTTTCTTGTGAAGAAAACTACACTGAAGGTTCATCGATAAAAAATGAAGATGGCTCACTTTGTTGTAATGTTGGTCATAAATTAATTGAAAAAAATGAAGAATCATATTTTTTAAAACTTAGTTTATTTAAAGAGTGAATTGAAAATTTTTTAAAAGAAAACAATGAATTTATTTTTCCAGAAAATAGAAGTAGAGAATTAATAAATAATTTTTTAATTGATGGTAAACTTGAAGATCTTTCAATTTCAAGAAGTACATTTGATTGAGGAATAAAAGTTCCATCAAATCCTAAACATGTTGTTTATGTTTGAATAGATGCTTTATCAAACTATATAACAGCACTTGGTTATCAACAAAAAGATGATTCTAAATTTAAAAAATATTGAATGTCAGATGATTGCCAGAAAATTCATGTTATCGGTAAAGAAATTACAAGATTTCATTGTATTTACTGGCCAATAATGTTAAAGATGTTGGAGTTACCATTACCAGATAAAATTGTGTCTCATGGTTGAATTGTTACGCCTACAGGAAAAATGTCTAAATCACTTGGAAATGTTATAGACCCATTAGAATATATTGATAATTATAAAAGAGATTCTTTTAGGTATTTTTTAATAAGAGAAATTTCTATTAAAGATGATTCTGTTTTTTCAAAAGAAAAATTTATCACAACTTTCAACACTGAACTTGCTAACAATTATGGGAATTTAATTAGTAGAACTGTTGGTATGATTGAAAAATACAATAACTCAATTGTTCCAAATTATGAAGGTTCATATTCTGAGTTTGATAAAGAAATAATAAAGTCAAAACAAGATCTTATTAAAGAAGTTAAAAAATACATTGAAACATTTGAATTAAATAAAATGGTTGATTCAATAGTTGATTTTGAAAACAAAATAAATAGTTATGTTGAAAATACAAAACCATGAATTTTGTTTAAAGAAAACAAAACAAAAGAACTTCATTCTTTTCTAAATATAATGGTAAATTCATTGCGTTTAATAATTAGTTTATTATCACCAATCTTAATAGATTCAACACCAATTGCTTGTGATCAACTTGGTTTAAATAACAAAATGTTAGATTTAAACGATATGGATAATCTTGAATCTGTTACTGGTTTAAAAGTAAAAAAAGGAATAAATCTTTTTGAAAGAATAGTAGAAAAAAATGAAAACTAA